A stretch of the Melanotaenia boesemani isolate fMelBoe1 chromosome 24, fMelBoe1.pri, whole genome shotgun sequence genome encodes the following:
- the LOC121635908 gene encoding zinc finger BED domain-containing protein 4-like, with the protein MAEQKTNPVWQHFTEPTQGKARCNICDGLVSLGAEKANKKNTTNLWSHLKCHHLQAYKEAQKEKEQAAFSKANVSQPTLTEMFDAKRKWQNSDPRSKQLDTLVTEMIATDNQPFTFVSGIGFRRLVAAMEPRYNIKTEKHYRTDILDGIVAKVEKKIKVLIAEDAGPFLSFTTDCWSGDTEALMSLTCHFIDDNWKRKQVVLNAKAMSGSHTGEYISNMFISLLKYWDISHDRVVLVLRDSGANMVKGLRLAEMPDLSCSAHTIQLVVNDGLNSQRVVQDVNAKLKNIAKHFNHSVLAKQNLKKIQKDLGLPQHSIIQSEPTRWNSTLHMMKRMLEQKRALNVYAGEYGKIATPAAEQWDIVSNLIDSLEPVEEVTLEISRSEASISSVIPSIVVLKMMLQAEGPNTRGIKTLRETMLQSLQKRFARMEETKCLVVATLLDPRYKDHVFFAVDTLTKAKQWIKEEHAIVSEQLKIATTEDQGPDPKQIRVENEELPGPPSVLQQMYANILRPHGSPTQESDEEHHISEQLHQYLREPLIDRQSGQPLEWWKQNASRLHLLAPLARKFLCPPPSSVPSERVFSEIGNIYDNKRSRLTGEHAEHLCFLHDNLSFLNWEY; encoded by the coding sequence ATGGCTGAACAAAAAACGAATCCAGTGTGGCAGCATTTTACCGAGCCTACTCAAGGGAAAGCCAGGTGCAACATCTGTGATGGACttgtgagcctgggagctgaaAAAgccaacaagaaaaacacaacaaatttgtGGAGTCACCTGAAGTGTCACCACCTCCAGGCTTACAAAGaggcacaaaaagaaaaagaacaagcaGCTTTCTCTAAAGCTAATGTATCTCAGCCAACTCTCACAGAAATGTTTGATGCCAAACGCAAGTGGCAGAATTCGGATCCAAGGTCAAAACAACTTGACACTTTAGTTACTGAAATGATTGCTACAGACAATCAGCCATTTACATTTGTCTCGGGTATTGGGTTTCGTAGGCTGGTGGCTGCAATGGAGCCCAgatacaacataaaaactgagAAGCACTACCGCACAGACATCCTAGATGGTATAGTTGCCAAAgttgagaagaaaataaaagtactGATTGCAGAGGATGCTGgtccttttctgtctttcacaaCAGACTGTTGGTCTGGGGACACTGAAGCCCTGATGAGTCTAACATGTCATTTTATTGACGACAACTGGAAAAGGAAACAAGTTGTCCTAAATGCCAAGGCCATGTCTGGCTCACACACCGGGGAGTACATCAGTAACATGTTCATTAGCCTGCTGAAGTACTGGGACATCAGCCACGACAGGGTTGTACTTGTGCTCCGTGACAGTGGTGCTAATATGGTTAAGGGACTCAGACTGGCAGAAATGCCTGATCTCAGCTGCAGCGCACACACCATACAGCTTGTGGTGAACGATGGCCTCAACAGTCAGCGTGTGGTGCAGGACGTTAATGCCAAGCTAAAGAATATAgctaaacatttcaaccactcTGTTCTTGCAaaacagaatctgaaaaaaattcaaaaagaTCTTGGCCTCCCCCAGCACAGTATCATACAGTCCGAACCCACTCGCTGGAACTCCACACTtcacatgatgaagaggatgctGGAGCAGAAACGAGCACTCAATGTGTATGCTGGGGAATATGGAAAAATTGCTACGCCTGCGGCAGAGCAATGGGACATAGTTTCCAATTTGATTGACTCATTGGAACCTGTTGAGGAAGTCACCCTTGAGATCAGCAGGTCTGAGGCTTCCATCTCCAGTGTTATCCCAAGCATTGTGGTGCTGAAGATGATGCTTCAGGCAGAGGGTCCTAACACGAGGGGGATTAAAACACTAAGAGAAACCATGCTGCAAAGCTTGCAGAAAAGATTTGcaaggatggaggagacaaaATGTTTGGTGGTAGCAACACTACTGGACCCTCGTTACAAGGATCATGTCTTTTTTGCAGTGGACACACTGACCAAGGCAAAACAATGGATAAAAGAGGAGCATGCCATTGTGTCTGAACAACTGAAAATTGCTACAACAGAAGACCAAGGACCAGATCCGAAACAAATAAGGGTCGAAAATGAAGAATTACCCGGTCCCCCCAGTGTTCTTCAACAAATGTATGCCAACATCTTGAGGCCTCATGGATCTCCTACTCAGGAAAGTGACGAAGAGCATCACATCTCTGAGCAGCTGCATCAGTACCTCCGTGAGCCACTGATTGACAGACAGAGTGGTCAGCCACTGGAATGGTGGAAACAGAATGCATCCCGCCTACACCTTCTTGCACCACTGGCAAGGAAATTTCTCTGTCCACCCCCCTCCTCTGTTCCCAGTGAGCGAGTATTTAGTGAGATTGGGAATATTTATGACAACAAGAGGAGCCGGCTCACAGGAGAACATGCAGAACATTTGTGTTTCCTGCATGACAACCTGTCGTTCTTAAACTGGGAGTACTGA